Genomic DNA from Chitinophaga lutea:
CGCGCAGAACGGGATCTACCGCTCTACGGACAACGGCAATTCATTTTCGCTGGTACAGGCGGGCAGCTCCTGGAACGTAACCGCCAAGGCGAACGATTCTTCGGTTATTTTCGCGTTGGTGTATAACGCCGCGTCCAAGCTCACGCAGTTTTACAAGTCCACCAACAGCGGCGCCTCCTTCACCCTCAAGAGCACGGGCTGGTTCAGCATCGGCGCCGGTGAAGACAACCCTGGCGGACGGCTGGCCGTAACGCCCGCCGCGCCTAACAAGGTGTACGCCCTGCTGGTGGGCAGCGCCGCCAGTCCCTCCACCCGCGCGTTCAACGGATTTATCGGCACCTACGTCAGCAGCGACGCCGGCGAAACCTGGACGCTGCCGCAGAACTACCTGGGCGCGCCCTACGATAACACCGAGAACCCGGACGGCACCCGCAAACGTCCCAACCTGATGAACTTCCCCTGGGAGCCTGCCGGAGGGTACAACCAGATCCTCTACAACACCTGGATCGCCGCTTCAACGCTGGACTCCAACAAGGTGCTGATAGGAGGGCTCAGTCTTTACCGTTCAGACAATGGCGCCGCGGGATATAAAACGGTCGGCGGGTACGCCGGCAGTATCAGCGGCATCCACCCCGACGTGCAGACCATCAAGGTGTACAACACCGGCGCTTCCAGCGAAGAAACCTGGCTGACGACAGACGGCGGCATCAATTATTCCACCGATTTCTTCACCACCAATAACCACGTGGCGATCAACTACGGCATCTATGCGGGTGAGTTCTGGGGTTTCGGGCAGGGATGGAACGAAGACGTGATGGTGGGCGGTAAATACCACACCGGTAACGGCGGGTATTTCCAGGACTATCCTGACAGGAAGTTCCTGCGGCTGGGAGGAGCGGAATCGCCAACGGGATACGTCAACCCGGCGGAAAACCGGAAAACGTATTTTTCCGATGTGAACGGGCGCATCCTGCCCACCACCATGGAAGGCTCCCTCGGCAACTTCGGAATGAACATCGATCCCAACGAAAGCTACGGCGCGGTGGAAAGTTCCACGCTGGCCTTTGACCCGCGTTGTTACAATACCGTATTCACCGGTTACCAGAACAAGATTTACAAAAGCGTGGATGGTGGCAGCGTGTTCAACGTGTTATACACCTTTGGCACCGCCACCAACGATCCCATCCGGTGGATCGAAATATCCCGCGTCAATCCCGATGTGATATTCGCTTTTCAGAAAGTCGGCTCCGCCGGCAAACTCTGGAAAAGCACCAATGCCGGCGTCAGCTGGGCGGAGGTGACGCTGCCGCTGACAGATCAGCAGCGGATGTCGTTTACCCTGAGCGGCAACAGCGCCGACGAACTGTGGATTGCGTTCCGCTACGGGAAAACAGGGCAGCGGGTATACCGCACCACCAATGGCGGCGGCAGCTGGACCAATCTCACCACCACTGCCGTGGATGATGAACTGCGTGGCATCGTTCACCAGCTGGGCACGAACGGCGGGGTTTACCTTTACACCAAAAACAAGGGCATCCACTATCGCAACGATGCCCTTGGCGACTGGACGCCATATGGCAACGGCATACCGGTCATTTTCGACCTCACGAAATCCATTCCTTTTTACCGCGATGAGAAACTGCGCGCAGCCTCCTACGGTACCGGCATCTGGGAAACGCCTTTTTATGAATCGTCTGCCGTGAAAGCACAAATCACGGTGGACAAACGCACCGCCAATTGCGGCGCCATGGAAATTCCGCAATTCCGGTTCTCCAGTTATTCCGTCAACAAGGCAGGCGCTACGTTTGCCTGGTCGTTTCCCGGCGGCACACCGGATACTTCCAACGCCGTTAATCCTGTGGTGACCTACAAAAACGCCGGCAACTACAATGTAACGCTCACGGTGACCAATCCCGGCGGCGCGGCTAACACGCAGACCTATACGAATTTCATCACCGTTACAGGCAACTGCAGCTTCCTGCTGCGCACGCCGGAGAACCCGCTGAACCCGGCAACCGGCCTGAACTACCGCTACTTTGAAGGCACCTGGACGGCGCTGCCGGATTTCAACGCGCTCACCGCTGCTGAAACGGGAACGGTCACCCAGCCGGACCTGGCGCCCCGCAACAGGAACGATAATTTCGGTTTTGAATTCAAGGGGTATGTGGATGTGCCGACAGACGGCATCTACACCTTTTACCTCAACTCCGACGACGGCAGCCGGTTATACATCGGCAGCACGC
This window encodes:
- a CDS encoding PA14 domain-containing protein produces the protein MKKLLLLFLFVLFACPVVNAQFPGVKQNVNDPSLPHWAKLMYADDPNVWEVDKAYEAYFREHPFVKTTHTQYYKHWRAYVDKFVNEKGFAVYPTNAALEEKARLFRSRQAREENARVAAAAAVSGVSAWTFAGPNETYFIDEGGAPNTNKPVSWHANIYSFDRSLSNPQIAYCGAEGGGMYKTTNKGQTWTFITPNLNMSTAKTVKVHPANPDVFFFGGNGNLYKSTDGGSTYSTVGTGMGEVRDINFVGTSSNMLVAAQNGIYRSTDNGNSFSLVQAGSSWNVTAKANDSSVIFALVYNAASKLTQFYKSTNSGASFTLKSTGWFSIGAGEDNPGGRLAVTPAAPNKVYALLVGSAASPSTRAFNGFIGTYVSSDAGETWTLPQNYLGAPYDNTENPDGTRKRPNLMNFPWEPAGGYNQILYNTWIAASTLDSNKVLIGGLSLYRSDNGAAGYKTVGGYAGSISGIHPDVQTIKVYNTGASSEETWLTTDGGINYSTDFFTTNNHVAINYGIYAGEFWGFGQGWNEDVMVGGKYHTGNGGYFQDYPDRKFLRLGGAESPTGYVNPAENRKTYFSDVNGRILPTTMEGSLGNFGMNIDPNESYGAVESSTLAFDPRCYNTVFTGYQNKIYKSVDGGSVFNVLYTFGTATNDPIRWIEISRVNPDVIFAFQKVGSAGKLWKSTNAGVSWAEVTLPLTDQQRMSFTLSGNSADELWIAFRYGKTGQRVYRTTNGGGSWTNLTTTAVDDELRGIVHQLGTNGGVYLYTKNKGIHYRNDALGDWTPYGNGIPVIFDLTKSIPFYRDEKLRAASYGTGIWETPFYESSAVKAQITVDKRTANCGAMEIPQFRFSSYSVNKAGATFAWSFPGGTPDTSNAVNPVVTYKNAGNYNVTLTVTNPGGAANTQTYTNFITVTGNCSFLLRTPENPLNPATGLNYRYFEGTWTALPDFNALTAAETGTVTQPDLAPRNRNDNFGFEFKGYVDVPTDGIYTFYLNSDDGSRLYIGSTLVVDHDGLHGATEKSGTIGLKAGKHAVTIKYFEATGAESLAVSYAGPGIARQAIPAGAYYRDATASCTTPAPISKAAWTVYSFSSQETTGEGANNGRAIHAIDGNTTTFWHTKWSGGSDPLPHEIQIDLGTTYALSSLQYLPRQDGGTNGIARNYEIYVSNDPANWGAAVATGTFAATTAEKTATFTAKNGRYVRFRVLTSNATPYVSAAEIGLTGCPLATACSATGNILRERWSNRGNVTLSSFDFTQAPDSISQPTIFEGPTNAGDSYVSRIRGYICAPQTGNYTFWIASDDDSDLYLSTDDNPANKTRIAYIANNYAGVREWTKLSTQQSAAVPLVAGKRYYIEAVHKEGGGGDNLAVGWQLPDATMERPIAGSRLSPATALQLYTKNPAESKLADGISLYPTLIRRGQPVRVVSGKAEKIAVRVFNMQGKQVWTGRMESGGDIPTDGLVPGIYICNIRSDRQIMNVRFIVTD